The Liolophura sinensis isolate JHLJ2023 chromosome 6, CUHK_Ljap_v2, whole genome shotgun sequence genomic sequence cagacatatatttatttatttatttaattgattggtgttttacgccgtactcaagaatatttcacttacacgacggcgaccagcattatggcgggaggaaactgcagagtcctggggaaacccacgaccatctgcaggttgttaacagaccttcccacgtacagcaggagagcaaaccagcatgagctgcacttgaactcacagcgaccacattggtgagaggctcctgggtcattattgTACAGGCATGTACCTGCCCATGTCATAGAGTACAGGCTAGTCCTACAAGTGCACTTTGATACAACAAATGTTATGGGGCAAAAGGACAACCTGTAACATGGTAACTTGAAACTTACgtattgtttgtatattaaattcAAATATACTATGGCCAGTTTTAAATTCCTGTTAGAAGATGATTTCACAATCTAGGCATTGGTAGATGTAGGCTGTGAAAACACATGTAAGGAGAGACGCTGTGTTTTACTTAACAGGTGATAAATTAAAGTTAATAAGAAGCTCGTCATTTCGAGATAAACCCATGATGTCTTCAAATGGAGGAAGAACGGATTCAGTCCTGCACCGGACTTCCAGTGGCCACGTGGATAAAAATGGGCCCATTGGTGGACCTTCAGATCTAAACGAGGAGAAAAACAACAGTACGTTAATGTTGGATCGATCGCCGGTAAGAAATCACCTGCAGTATTTATATACTGTGGTAATCACATCTTCAAGAGTTATGCATGCACTGTATATAAAGGTCATGGTTGTACTCTACATCTATACTGAAAAGAACATGTCTCATTTATAAGGAAACTCTTACTAACCAtaggtatatacacatatctttTGTGCATATCTTTCTCTTTGGCAGCAAGTTGGCAAACATTAAAATTGCCATCTTGAATTTTATACACTAATTATACATTACATGTGTTTAGGCTGTTAAATGCATATGAATTTTATAGCCTGCAGACTTTTAGCAAATAGGTAGTTGTTTTCACAGCTGAAAGGTGCAGTCCATATATCTTTGTATTTACTGTAGATTAAATTACTAATTATACAACTGTTTTACTTGTTATTTAGTTTAAGTTTACTTTCCTTGAGTATGTAGCCAGTGAAAAGGAAACCTTTCCGTCCCAAAATAGTTTGGGCCAAAGCTGTGTATATTAAATTGTTCATTGAAGGTCAAACTCCTAATGTAGTAAAACTCATAGTACAAGAGGGAAATTATCAAAATGGCTTTTGTCTGAGTTGCCAGTGCAGAGGAAAAGGTAGCTTACATCActatttacatgttttgtttacatGAGAAGGTTTTGTGGGGTACATGTAGTCCTCAGATTTTAATTTATGCATGGATGAATTGCTTCATTTATTGTTAACTACAgtttatacagttttattttcattacctTTCTGCGTAACTGTCGAATACTGGTCACATTTGTGTTTAGTTTGTCTTCTTTCTTGTTTAAAACTGTACTGTGTGTAAAGCGTTTATTTGTGTTTGAAATTCCTGCCTTGTGCTGGTATTGGATAGTGATGTGTCGATGATTGACTGGTGTAAGAACAACTTTATTTGCATCTGTTATTACCAGAGGCAGAGAGAGTTTCCAGCTTATGATGAGACGCGGGATGATAATGAGTCTGGGGTTGGTACATTTCATCTTTACAGCATGCTTATCAGGGCTTGGGATAATGGTGATTGTTGTAACACATACTGACACTATGTAAACATGCTGGATCTGTTGCATAATGGGATGGGGATTGCCCTGAGATGAAGTGCATGCTCATGTATAAAGCTCTTCTACACTGCACGATGGGAACAAAATCATCACATTTTAGTTTTCTAAACTCCTCTTGAAATTTATAAGGTTGGAAAGACGGTTTAGTGTGAATATCCCCCACCATGACTTTATGTTGGTGTTTCACGTACTTGTGGCAATAGAGCATGCCATTGGTCACACATTTTGTTTAGTGACATGAAGAATGTGTACAAATGCTGGTATTCTtgttagagttatctccccttaaacCTAGGCTGTAGCTTTTGGCAGTACACATACTATTAAAATATGCTCAAAGCACAGATGGGTTTTCGTAATAAAGCAAGGTAATAAGAAATACTAAGTAGTTGTGCTTCCATAACTTTCTAACATGGTCTCAAGGCTTTCtatttttgtttggtatttCCGTTTGGGTAAACATGTAGTGAGCATTTTTGCCGTAGATGTGTCGGCTTACTAATCTGTGAGACGTGCATGATTtttgctgacatgtacatgctgtttttatattgtaaatgtgttaaatttgtgCATGGTTTTTGctttaaataacatttcatgtttgtttttaatggCCTAGCAAAGTTTTTGTTAACTGTAACATGATGATATTGGTGTGtggataaacacacaatgtttGTTACGACTTTGACACTGTAAACAAGTGCTTGCTCTGTTTTGCTGATGTAGAATTAACATCTCCAACATGTTAATTATCATGTCAATTAATGTTCCATATGGCATGTCCACATAGGAGCTTTCCGTTACATCTTTTTCATTGTGCTAAGGTAATACCTAGGTAGTGGTTGTACCTTAAATATCTGTAGAAACTCCAGTACctactttcatacatgtacattaaaacctTTCACTGTTTGGCCAATCAGATTCTTGCTTCCATTTTTTGAAAAGAGAAACTTTCTCTTTTCATTCAATTCTTTTCGTTTTCATTcaattttatgttaaaacagCAATTCTGATTGTTGTCCTATGCAAGAAAAGAAGCGCAGCAGGACATGGTGGGAGTAGATGTTTCTAATCTTAGTGAGAAAAGCTGTCAATCTCACTATTGTGCTGTTATTTGCTGAAGCATGGTTTAGGTCTTTGTTTTGCAGTTTccaataatattattatataaacatgtacattatatgtacatgtatgtacatgttgctgTACATTTTATATGGATATGAAATTAAGATCTGAATATGTGCATCATGCTGCTTAAAATCTAAAGAGAAAAGTTAGGAGAATTTAGCCCTCCTTCAAGCTTTGTGCAATGGTATAAACCTTCATGGCGATATATTCTTTTATACGTACatcgtctttttttttccattatcaCGTATCGTGTACATATAATGCATCAGATACTGAATTcacatagacatacatgtaattgtatacaTCATTTATCTTTTGTGCAAGTTATCTGTAATTTCCCATTATTGTTTGTGTAGGAGATGAGATTGCGGAGGACTATGAGCACCCCTGTTTATAAAGTGGGCATGGCCCGACCCAGAATACAGATGGGCAGTGCTAATATTAAGCCCGGTAAGAGAACCATATTTTAAGCAGTAGGTGTGAGAGGAAAGTGATCTGCAACATGTAATTTGTGGATTGGTAGAGATTTAAGGGTTAGTTTGTACTATTAATGCTAATACAtgacaatacatgcatgtacatttacatagctAACCATAATACAAGGATTATATGAAGTAATCAGATTGGCTTGCTGTCTTCTGTCACAGAGGCCTTAGAGGCTCGACTCAGATCTGTTACCCTGGCTGGCATAAGAGAAGAAGCTGCAGAAAAAGACAATCGCACTGAATCTGTTTCTACTAGCATCTTAAGCACATCTGTTCCTGTGGGGACAAACTTTCTAGCAGACCCAACCCCTTCCCCAGTCCGTCCTCAGCAGCCGACTTATGCATCTATAGTCAAACAAAACGGTTGTCAGACTGCCAACAAAAATGGGAATGTCCAGAGCGCAGAGGACGTCTCTGGAGGGTTTGAGGATTACCTGAAGAAGCGGACGCGCAAGGCGAGGAGTGTACAAGGTTACTCGCCAGAACCTAATTCTGGCTCGGACTCTGACGAGGCTGGGAGTTCCTCACGGTCAGGGATTCACAGGGAAGGGTCGGAGACCTCCTTGCCCACTGTGGTGCGGCGCAGACAGAAGGGGGACAGGATGCACATGATGAGAAACCCTGACAGTGAGTAGAAACAGGACACAGCAGTCTGTACTAGGAGGTCAGGGGCCACATCAGCTTACGatcgacaccctcttgcacgaaTGGCCTTTTAGTTACAATAGTTGTAACTTGCAATCGGAAATTACAATATGGTCGagtctgttgtaaatatttccaATCACCCCCAATTTTACattaagtacaaatacttgccttgCATAGGCTATTAATTACTTCTTTTCAACTTGGTTTGCAAAGATGTGAAACGtgattgtctcaaaaagattaGCATTTTCACATCTATTTGTTTTTAGCTGCTGAATCAAGAAAAGTAATAAATGGTGCATTGTCCATTTAGGCAGGCCACCTTTATGTATGTGTCAAATTTGGCCATCGATCGCGATTGTATCTTCAGAAATTTAGGATCGATTTACAATCGCTTTGTGCAGGTGTCGCAACATGTTTTTACAATGAACTGTAAACTCAATTGTAGGGTCTACAGTTGATTGTATTTACAATCTCTTTGTACAAGTGAGCGATGAAGATTAGCACAGacctgttatacatgtatttgacctaaaatgttCATGAATAAATTACTAATTTTGCCTACTTCAGACAGTACTATTGAGTACACATAAAGAGTTTAAGGTTTATTTGGGAACAAGgcttcagcaccaaaagtaatattttgtgattttttccccctttttgcCTTTGTTGCAGTGCTAGGCAGACGGTATACAGTGCAAGGTATGGAGTTTAGAGCCCGGCcatctatgtatatgtatgaggAGATGTTTTCAACATCCAGCAGAGCCGAGTTCCGGCGCTCTTATCACTCGGCCCACAGTACAGACTCCACAGACTTGGTCACTGTCTACAGGGGCATGAACAAGGAGGTAAGCTGCAACACATGACAAGGGTTCCCCTGGAAATTATTTGCTTTGTTGcttatgaaaaaaacattttgtgcataCATGACATTGATTAGCCCTATATTGCACAATTGTACTAGAACTTTTTTGGTGGTGGTAAGAGCACTCAAATAGCTGAGCACATTGTAGTTGTTGGGTTGGCTTTGTAAGCTTTGCAAAGAACCTGCAAATAGCCGCACATCTTGCCTTTTAAAATTGGTCCTCTTACCTCATTTGGTTTTCGACATAAAAGTGTGTAGGGTTCACTCTGATTTGAACCAACAACATTTGGGATGTAGATTTCACTTCTGTCACTAAACCAAATGAAAATTTCTATTGGTGCAGTAATAGATAGCCAGTACATTCTGCGCTTGTTTCAGGAGGGAGGGTGGGGTATTTGATGTTAGTTACTTCTACAGATTTGGGCATATTATATTGGGCATTGTTTATGATGTAGAGTTAATTGACTGACATAACAATGTAACTAACTCTAAACCCTAAGCCACAACAATTCAAAGACAGAATCTTTGTTACAATGTCGGATGAtggaatttaaaattaaaataaagtggaaaattcatatattttgtaGAAATTGTGAAATGTATCAGCAATTGTTTCCCCCAAAACATTTATCTtatcagaaagccttgaaaaataaaaaaaatcataaaaacagaAAGACTAAGATCGATTAAAATAAAGAgataaatttttcaaatttatactCATTCAGTTTTTTTGGTGTTGCctaaacaaataataatgtgGGGATCTCATTTGCGTACTTGGTCTGTTTACATAACCAGGAGTTGATTAAGCTGGTGACAACATACAAGGCTCAGTTGATCAGGAAGGACCAGTATATAAAAGACCTGGAGGTGTACATAGATGACTTACTGGTGCGAGTGATGGAAAATACGCCCCGCATACTGAACAAACCGCCAAACCAATGCTACCCATGAGATGGAAAACTGAGCATGTGAGATGAATAATGTGAACACCTGTGGCCCTCTatggctacatgtagctgtgccGAAAGCTGTGTGACCAGGGGTGAAACATCACTGTTGTGCTCATGTAAAAAGGCAATGTACAGCATGTGAGATTTACCCTGTGCTCGTCAGGCAGTTGGATATTCGATTTCAAGAAGAACTGGAGATGTTGATGTATGTACTGACAGCACAGGATTATACTGCACTACTACATTTACTGTGCAGCACGTGGTCATGTTGATCATGCTGTCGCATCTGGGTCCAAAGTACAACTGAACTGATTGGATGTGTAGATGATCTTCTTTGGTTTATCATCCAAATTTACATGTGATATTATATGTGGCATATTTTATCACTTCGTTTTTGACCGACTTTTACTGTAAGAAGTTGCTCCATATGAGGCTTATCTCCTTGTTATTGTATAGGTAAAGTGCCTTATGGAATGATTCGTTCGTAGAATGTCCCCAAAATCTCCCAATGATGGGcgaataaatcaatgaatcaacATGTATACCAATGGGCTTATGCTCAGAACAGTTAGgctaaaatgttttcattgataCTTGTGGTAGTGTAAGCGGGCAATTTATGCTGTACAAAAGTAAATGAATGTCAAAGAATTTCATTGGTAATACCTGGATTGTGAAATATGGTATCTAACTGTATAACATGTCATGATTTGTGTATGGTGCACAAATTCAGAACATCATTCATGTCAAAGTTGCCTAGTTCAAGGGGGATAACTGTGATTGGGGTGTTTGATTATATATGGCAGGAGAATAACATAAAGCTCTACTTGATTTCCTTGTCAGCACTCTGTTGTATTCCTTGGATGTCTTACCTTCAAGATTTAGTTGTGATGTTATATGATAAAAGATCAATTATAGCAACAGCTACAGTATAATTAGCTGTTTACCCCTTCTTTGTCAcagaaaagagaacaaaactggaCTTTTTCTTCACTGATACATGGGATCGAGTCTACTTTGGAAATGTTTGAGGTATTAATAGGTATGGAATGGTTGCCtagtatgttacatgtaaagtgTACATTCAGACAGTTGGTAGGGCAATGGTGCTATGCATGTCACACAGCATGAAAGATACATCTCAAATTCAACAGCATGTACAGGACTCGGGTATGAAAGTGTTGTTATTTGGTACAGAGGTACCATGGTGATTATTGTTTATGGGACCCAAAAATTTTGTAATGGCATAGGATTTTGTCTTTCTTATGATGTTGACTGTTTCTGATCTGAACTTATCGAGGCTGAACAggttttgtaatgtttttgtcTTAAACCTCGATATTGTCTGCCATGTTCtgggcacatgtacatatattactgTCAAAATAACTAGCACTTGTGACAGAAGATTTGATAGCATGTACTTCATGTCCTTGTTAATGTTCGATGTGAGTGATTTTTATGCCTTAATGATGAATCTCCACAAGATATCCTCTCAGGATTTTATTGTATCCCacagaattacaaaaaaaaaaaattttttttactcttgTGACATTTTTTATGACCTGTGTGGAAGTCCTATATCTATTTTGGTAGTCAGCAATTTTGAATGatgtctaatttttttttccagtgataAAATTTTTCTTGAACTTACGATGAACATGGGCAGTCTGTGTACATGAAGTAAATCATGATATGATTATGTTGGGATCAAATTTGTCATGTGGAAGAGCATTAGAATATATAATGTTAGGCCTATATTGAATGTTTTTATCACATTAAAGGAACAGTCTTTTTTATGGTACAGGTTGCTTTAGATGATGTAGGATCTTAAGTACTTTGTATTATTTACAAGTAAtttttattatatgtacattgtaagaTTGAGTGACCAAAACAATCGGTACACACCAAAAGATACATGCacaagtttatattttgtgtgtattcaTGAGTTGGTTCATGAGAACATTTGTAAAGATATGTgcatgtcatgtttttcagttttgcagCATATTATCAGGATATCTGGaaatttataacaaaatggTAAATTGAAACTGTCCACCTTTATGCATATCTAAAAACATCCAATAcatatcttcatttttttttgtttttttttggttctgcTTTTGTATGGGCATGAGAACAGTTTTGCATGGAGTTGTCTTATCTTGGCATTCGGTTATGAGGAATAGTGTTACGTGAGCCTGTTTTTACAACCTCCTGGATAACAGGATTTGCCAGTTATTGGCTGTATCTGCAGTTTTTACGAGTTACCATCATGAAGCCAGGGATATTATCTGCAGATGTATGGTAGCTGCTGATCAAATGACTGTAACAAGCCTGACTTGATTTGAACTGTTCTATGCTTTAACCTAGACCACCCACCTGAGATCAGAAAGCCTGGTGTAATATCAGGACTGAAATTGTTACTGTTGATCTGTAGTTATAGTGTATTTGTCACAATAATGTATGATGTGTGGACGTATGGGTAATGTTCTTAAGGCCACCTCTCGGCAAAGATACATGATTGTGGCTTTTATGTGTTCATGTAcgtatttgtatttgttatgtGTATTTGAGGTGATCATCCTGAAAGGAAATGTGAGCTTGTTTTAATACTTCAAAAGATGTTTACTTCATTATGATGTGTATTAAaggggatatacatgtaaaatgactgTGAGTAACACAGAAAGTGGTCATAATGTTGAGGGTTTTTCAAGGGAACGATTTTTAATACTTGTTTCGATTGTCTCAGAATCAGAAATTTGAAATGGTATTGCAGTTCATGATGTTCTGCCCTCCCTTCTTTCATGGGGCTTTACTGACGGAAAGTGGCTGATGTATAcacaatgaaatgttcttgagtatggaattCAATACCAATCACATAAAGTAAATTGCATTAGGAAATCTACCAAGCTGCAAAATGTATTTCTGtgataaaattcaaaatgtagGTGTCAGGGTTCACGTTCACACCACAGCATGCGTATCTAAAAAGGTTATTCAAGTCTAGTACTAGAGTTAAGCAAAGTCAGAATGAAGAAGGTCAAATGCATTTCATTTTCCCCACTTAATCAAAACAAGAGCTGGAAATTGTTTCAAGCATGTTTGATGTTAACTGGAACTTTGAGTGGGGCTTGTTTATGAAATCAAAACCAATTCATATCCTTATTAATCAAAAAGAGATAAGCATTTCTCACTTGTTTTGGTTGTTTGGTTTCTCAGCAAACAACTCTGCTGCCCTCCatctatttttaaaaaacatatcacatgtttgactgtatattattgtgtgttaTGTGTTTCACTTGGTACTTAATTGATCATATCTTTTCATATGCCATATTTCATTACTGACATatcatactgtacatatatatttaatagcATGAAAAATGTGTTGATATTTCATAGGTAAGTTACCTCTAAGAGAAAttgtaaacatgaaatatatttacatattacatatttttggCTAAATTTTGCTTCTTATTACAAGTATGTGGTGAATGATGGTTAGTTATCCATTACTATATCAATGCACTTTGCTTGTTTGGTTGAGGATCATGTTTGTAATCCAACATTTTTGGCATAATATTTGCAATGCATTCTGCTAAAAGTACACATGTTTAGATCTGAGGCTTTGCAACATTTTTTTGCCCCTACAGTTAAATATTTCCTACACTATCTTCATGAAAAATGTATTGAACCTTGCATCCCTGATGTCTGCAACACTGCGTCAAGCGTGCTTACCATGGTGTTGTATCTCCTCACTCTATGTTGTTACGAACGTCACAGCAGGTGCCTTGTGTAATGGGCCTCTGGAGTTTGGCTGCCAAACTTCACATATACCCTGAGAGTGATGAGGAACAGGTAATCATGTAGCGCATGGGCCGTAGCAACACAAAGATGAAGAAACCCAATTCTCTTGTTGAATGGCAAAATCATGTAGGATCTTAGTATTGTAAGTTGAACATTATGAACGTTATGCGATgtcattatttttaataatcattgatgtttggcaaaatttacCTTTTAGTCATACACATTTTGGTACAATGGTAGTTTGTTTTCTGGCTGCTAATTAAGCATTGTAATCAAAGATAAGCAATATCAAGGTATTCCAGAATTCAAGAACCCATAATGATTTATTATTGTTCTGCATTCATTGTCCAACGTTAAAATTTAATCATTCAAGTGCACAAAGACTCTAGGCATATATAAGCCAATTGTAACTACAGTGTGTAAATCTACATAAAGTAGACCATTCCAGAGAATTTACCCAGGGCATGTTGAATTGATTAGGACCAGTTGTATTATTTTTGAGGATAAAACTTTGTATTACATCAAATCACTTGAACTATTACATACCTTGCCCCATTGTCTGTTGAGTCTTTCTGTCATTTTCTTTTCGAGATTAACCCAGAGTGATATAAGATTATCAGAATAATTAATCTAAAGGATTTATTTAATGGGTAATGTTTTTGGGGAGGGGGCATTTAGTACATTCCTTACATTGTAGGAGAGAATTCCCAGGGTTGTGTGCATGTGCTTTTCTAGTTACTACttggttgtgaaaaaaaaaatggctctaaacaaatacacatagtgtaaatcttcaaccttttcaaccactaaagcacttgttagtacatacagttattatgaagatgatgctaaaaatgatttgtttaaaataatttatttctctgcaccccataattctgtcaaaatgtttgaaaagaggcagtggaaaaggttgaagaattagggtaccatAGAATCTTTTTACTGTTAGGCTTTGTTCGGCCTGCTGGGTGGCATAGAACTACTGATCTCCATCCTTCTTCAAAACATGATTCTGAAACAAGGATATTGTTTTTATCCTGAAGCACATCACTGCAGTGTTCATCAAAAGTGGTGGTGTTGAAACAAAACTATATTACGCTATAAAGAATGATCCATGATTTATGATACAGTTCTTGCTAAACATTTTGGTAAGCTTTGTTTCTGTGTGTTTTTCACTCAAAAATCATCAAATCTAGGTTAGTATCTTCAGCAGGAGTGAATTTATGAggtatattttgtaaatttatggAAGTGTTCCTTTCTTTGTCAAGAacattaatgatatttggatttTCTTTCTCATGTCATTAGAATTTTCAGTGAGCAAAT encodes the following:
- the LOC135466678 gene encoding rab11 family-interacting protein 2-like isoform X2; translated protein: MWNPTHVQFTVLRARNLISKGKAGNNDVFVTIQVGKQKFQTSTIKNAHNPEWFEECDLEIPSLQDDLEVTVYHRSILQDDFLGYCSIPLSDYKVYDRPKSQWASLGSRPKKPDNKYRGELEFRLTFHVKSLPNGDSLRRKRPSSFRTVASAVGDKLKLIRSSSFRDKPMMSSNGGRTDSVLHRTSSGHVDKNGPIGGPSDLNEEKNNSTLMLDRSPEMRLRRTMSTPVYKVGMARPRIQMGSANIKPEALEARLRSVTLAGIREEAAEKDNRTESVSTSILSTSVPVGTNFLADPTPSPVRPQQPTYASIVKQNGCQTANKNGNVQSAEDVSGGFEDYLKKRTRKARSVQGYSPEPNSGSDSDEAGSSSRSGIHREGSETSLPTVVRRRQKGDRMHMMRNPDMLGRRYTVQGMEFRARPSMYMYEEMFSTSSRAEFRRSYHSAHSTDSTDLVTVYRGMNKEELIKLVTTYKAQLIRKDQYIKDLEVYIDDLLVRVMENTPRILNKPPNQCYP
- the LOC135466678 gene encoding rab11 family-interacting protein 1-like isoform X1; protein product: MWNPTHVQFTVLRARNLISKGKAGNNDVFVTIQVGKQKFQTSTIKNAHNPEWFEECDLEIPSLQDDLEVTVYHRSILQDDFLGYCSIPLSDYKVYDRPKSQWASLGSRPKKPDNKYRGELEFRLTFHVKSLPNGDSLRRKRPSSFRTVASAVGDKLKLIRSSSFRDKPMMSSNGGRTDSVLHRTSSGHVDKNGPIGGPSDLNEEKNNSTLMLDRSPRQREFPAYDETRDDNESGEMRLRRTMSTPVYKVGMARPRIQMGSANIKPEALEARLRSVTLAGIREEAAEKDNRTESVSTSILSTSVPVGTNFLADPTPSPVRPQQPTYASIVKQNGCQTANKNGNVQSAEDVSGGFEDYLKKRTRKARSVQGYSPEPNSGSDSDEAGSSSRSGIHREGSETSLPTVVRRRQKGDRMHMMRNPDMLGRRYTVQGMEFRARPSMYMYEEMFSTSSRAEFRRSYHSAHSTDSTDLVTVYRGMNKEELIKLVTTYKAQLIRKDQYIKDLEVYIDDLLVRVMENTPRILNKPPNQCYP